One Ignavibacterium sp. DNA segment encodes these proteins:
- a CDS encoding C1 family peptidase, protein MKSYLYILTVSILISTSFVTAQEKNKGVFTEPKPGYYFEVRKMIDEFNNPPKEKREMFRLDFSGIDLPKSKEEFKYYWHSDPVNQGQTGTCWSFSTTSFFESEVYRLTGKKVTLSQMFTAYWEYVEKVTEFVRTRGKSLVGEGSEANAVTRIYKKYGTVPRESYTGLLPEQKAYDHSKLIKEINGYLNSVKESNAWDENEVISVVKSILNYYMTVPPTEVVVEGKKYSPKEYLSNYLKLNPDDYVDVLSYMQKPYWQQGEYQVPDNWWHSKDYYNVPLDDFMKIIKNAIKNGYTMSIGGDVSEAGYDSWTKSAVVPTFDIPSEYIDENSRQFRFSNETTTDDHGIHLVGYQEKNGNTWFLIKDSGSGAFNTGDKGYYFYHEDYVKLKIMDFMVHKDAFKDYFSRFNN, encoded by the coding sequence ATGAAATCCTACTTATATATACTTACCGTATCAATTCTAATTTCAACTTCATTTGTCACTGCACAGGAAAAAAACAAGGGAGTATTTACCGAGCCAAAGCCCGGATATTATTTTGAAGTTAGAAAAATGATCGACGAGTTTAACAATCCGCCCAAAGAAAAAAGGGAAATGTTTAGACTTGATTTTTCTGGTATTGATTTACCCAAATCTAAAGAGGAGTTTAAGTATTACTGGCATTCTGATCCTGTTAATCAAGGTCAGACTGGTACCTGCTGGTCTTTTTCTACAACATCATTTTTTGAATCAGAGGTCTATCGTTTAACCGGAAAAAAAGTTACACTTTCCCAAATGTTTACTGCTTATTGGGAGTATGTTGAAAAAGTAACTGAATTTGTTCGCACCCGCGGTAAATCTCTTGTCGGCGAAGGTTCTGAAGCAAATGCTGTTACAAGAATATATAAAAAATATGGTACGGTACCACGGGAATCATATACCGGTTTGCTGCCAGAACAAAAAGCCTATGATCATAGTAAACTTATTAAAGAGATTAATGGATATTTAAACAGTGTTAAAGAATCAAATGCATGGGATGAGAATGAAGTTATTAGTGTAGTTAAATCAATTCTTAATTATTATATGACAGTACCTCCAACAGAAGTTGTTGTTGAAGGGAAAAAATATTCACCGAAAGAATATCTTTCAAATTATCTAAAATTAAATCCGGATGACTATGTTGATGTTCTGTCGTATATGCAGAAACCATACTGGCAGCAAGGTGAGTATCAGGTTCCTGACAACTGGTGGCACAGTAAAGATTACTACAATGTTCCACTCGATGACTTTATGAAAATAATTAAAAACGCAATTAAGAATGGTTACACAATGTCAATTGGCGGGGATGTAAGCGAAGCAGGATACGATAGCTGGACAAAATCTGCTGTTGTTCCCACATTTGATATACCTTCAGAGTATATTGATGAGAATTCAAGACAATTCCGTTTCAGTAATGAAACAACAACCGATGATCACGGAATTCATTTAGTTGGCTATCAGGAAAAAAACGGAAACACATGGTTTTTAATAAAAGATTCCGGCTCAGGAGCTTTTAATACTGGTGACAAAGGATATTATTTCTATCACGAAGATTATGTTAAGCTGAAGATAATGGATTTTATGGTTCATAAAGATGCGTTTAAAGATTATTTCTCAAGGTTCAATAACTAG